A stretch of Panthera tigris isolate Pti1 chromosome E2, P.tigris_Pti1_mat1.1, whole genome shotgun sequence DNA encodes these proteins:
- the CAPNS2 gene encoding calpain small subunit 2, protein MFLAKALLEGADRGLGEALGGLLGGGGQRRGGGGGGGRNIGGIVGGIVNFISEAAAAQYTPEPPPTQQHFTNVEANESEEVRRFRQQFAQLAGPDMEVGATDLMNILNKVLSKHKDLKTDGFSLDTCRSIVSVMDSDTTGKLGFEEFKYLWNNIKKWQCVYKQYDRDHSGSLGSSQLRGALQAAGFQLNEQLYQMIIRRYADEDGSMDFNNFISCLVRLDAMFRAFKSLDRGAGGLVQVSIQEWLQLTMYS, encoded by the coding sequence ATGTTTCTGGCAAAGGCTTTATTGGAAGGGGCTGATCGGGGTCTTGGGGAAGCTCTTGGAGGCCTTCTTGGAGGAGGCGgtcagagaagaggaggaggaggtggaggaggaagaaatattGGCGGGATAGTTGGAGGCATTGTGAATTTCATCAGCGAGGCTGCCGCAGCTCAGTACACCCCAGAACCCCCTCCCACTCAGCAGCATTTCACCAACGTGGAGGCCAACGAAAGTGAGGAAGTTCGTCGGTTTCGGCAACAGTTTGCACAGCTGGCTGGGCCGGACATGGAGGTGGGTGCCACCGACCTAATGAATATTCTCAACAAAGTCCTTTCTAAGCACAAGGACCTGAAGACCGACGGCTTTAGTCTTGACACCTGCCGGAGCATCGTGTCTGTGATGGACAGTGACACGACCGGCAAGCTGGGCTTCGAAGAATTTAAGTACCTCTGGAACAACATCAAGAAATGGCAGTGCGTTTATAAGCAGTATGACAGGGACCATTCTGGGtctctgggaagttctcagctgcgAGGGGCTCTCCAGGCAGCAGGTTTCCAGCTAAACGAGCAACTTTACCAGATGATCATCCGCCGGTACGCCGACGAGGATGGAAGCATGGATTTCAACAATTTCATCAGCTGCCTGGTCCGCCTGGATGCCATGTTCCGTGCCTTCAAGTCTCTGGATAGAGGTGCAGGCGGCCTGGTTCAGGTGTCCATCCAAGAATGGCTGCAGCTGACCATGTATTCCTGA